In Thalassotalea sp. Sam97, a single window of DNA contains:
- a CDS encoding tyrosine-type recombinase/integrase: MPFFTFNEVVNILGVPAPSLLSAIESKEISAWKKSDGKHDYHLDAANLAKLFGTPLDDMIKQLEWKHNKIVKQYSNSTVSPAADATAARPPINSSREQTLLPAPVSDIENNVESPDIGKLENAQKGPTDTQNREPLIDNELQKESDINPPLLENTQSHVDEAEDVEPLAIIQNNVDKYKGDVKFRTSQRKAFDDYAENNIKGIPDYVTAYNLKITTSNGRNLTLDTRKNSLHMLKKLFPSGRKSLGTKCENEAINIANKLIYEGLLEHGYPPIEKTKESNLWHHCFKDTYLKNKVAKNKTMSDMQSKLSFWFYVLSPISPEQIDTSMILSICDYLMDKHGIKGSTISGYFTELRKVLTYAHERGLIKSELNIPYMKSDQRGFIMVDQLTMALFIKYYARYNGEKRLLWLLWLTGLRLDMIISLTVEQINFKERVITYAPDKNKSQKFISIPISRLTARLLESQWKSIGSPISGYIFPGLNIDYKRVRKAAEQAGLGKEFVPHHLRHNAVRMYLDAGISIEDIKVICGWTCTESMNRYKHNQIQQTAKDGVEKVRSKRTTNEAVSLDNSISHITVTGNNNSIEVNQSNALQKA, translated from the coding sequence ATGCCGTTTTTTACTTTTAATGAAGTCGTTAACATTCTTGGTGTCCCTGCACCAAGTTTGCTGTCGGCGATTGAAAGTAAAGAAATATCTGCGTGGAAGAAGAGCGATGGTAAGCATGATTATCACCTCGACGCGGCGAACCTAGCAAAGCTATTTGGGACACCTCTTGACGATATGATCAAGCAATTAGAATGGAAGCACAATAAAATAGTAAAGCAATACTCAAATTCTACTGTCTCCCCTGCGGCGGACGCTACTGCAGCCCGTCCTCCTATAAACTCATCGCGCGAGCAAACGTTACTTCCTGCACCAGTAAGCGATATAGAAAATAACGTAGAAAGTCCCGACATCGGTAAACTTGAAAACGCCCAAAAGGGACCTACAGATACTCAGAATCGTGAGCCTTTAATAGACAACGAACTTCAAAAGGAAAGCGACATCAATCCACCATTGCTAGAGAATACCCAAAGCCACGTCGATGAAGCTGAGGATGTCGAGCCTCTAGCGATCATCCAAAATAATGTCGATAAATATAAAGGCGACGTGAAATTTCGAACATCTCAGCGCAAAGCTTTTGATGATTATGCGGAAAATAACATTAAAGGTATTCCAGATTACGTCACGGCATACAATTTAAAAATAACGACAAGCAATGGCCGAAATTTAACCCTAGATACCAGAAAGAATAGCCTCCATATGCTCAAGAAACTATTCCCTAGTGGTAGGAAAAGCTTAGGAACTAAGTGTGAAAATGAGGCTATCAACATCGCCAACAAGTTAATTTATGAGGGACTTTTGGAGCATGGCTACCCACCCATAGAAAAGACTAAAGAATCCAATTTATGGCATCACTGCTTTAAAGATACGTACTTAAAAAATAAAGTAGCGAAGAATAAAACCATGTCTGACATGCAATCAAAGCTATCGTTTTGGTTTTATGTATTGAGCCCTATTTCTCCTGAGCAAATTGACACTTCGATGATATTGTCAATTTGTGATTACCTAATGGATAAGCATGGTATTAAAGGCTCGACGATTAGTGGATATTTTACCGAATTACGGAAGGTGCTAACGTACGCACATGAACGAGGGTTAATAAAATCCGAACTCAACATACCTTACATGAAGAGTGATCAGCGCGGATTTATTATGGTAGATCAACTTACTATGGCTTTATTTATTAAGTACTATGCACGCTATAATGGGGAGAAAAGACTTCTTTGGCTGCTTTGGCTAACGGGCCTGCGTTTAGATATGATAATAAGCCTGACTGTAGAACAAATTAACTTTAAAGAGCGAGTGATTACCTATGCACCTGACAAAAACAAGTCACAGAAATTTATATCTATCCCTATCAGTAGGTTGACGGCAAGGTTACTCGAATCACAATGGAAAAGTATAGGTTCGCCTATATCAGGCTATATATTCCCCGGTCTAAATATCGATTATAAAAGAGTGAGAAAAGCAGCGGAACAAGCAGGTTTAGGAAAGGAATTTGTGCCACATCACCTGAGACACAACGCTGTTAGAATGTATTTAGATGCCGGAATTTCTATAGAAGACATAAAAGTCATTTGTGGCTGGACATGCACAGAGTCTATGAACAGATACAAGCACAACCAGATTCAACAAACTGCTAAAGACGGTGTAGAAAAGGTTAGAAGTAAGCGCACCACCAACGAAGCCGTTAGTCTGGACAATAGCATATCTCATATTACTGTTACAGGTAACAACAACAGTATTGAGGTAAATCAGAGTAATGCTTTACAAAAAGCCTAA
- a CDS encoding LexA family protein produces the protein MKVCPYYIQAGISGFESPATEYKEIGLSLDSLLIMHPNATFIGIAQGRSMEQVGIFDGDLLIVDRSVDVNTGDVIVAALNGEFVCKIIHKQKAQLLSASAEYAPVTVTSDDSFSIEGVVVSSIRLHRQPRELKA, from the coding sequence ATGAAAGTTTGTCCTTATTACATTCAAGCTGGGATTAGTGGCTTTGAAAGTCCTGCGACTGAGTATAAAGAGATAGGGTTATCGTTAGATAGTTTGCTTATCATGCATCCCAACGCCACATTTATTGGCATAGCGCAAGGTCGTTCTATGGAGCAGGTTGGGATTTTTGATGGTGATTTACTCATTGTTGATCGCTCTGTTGATGTCAATACGGGCGATGTGATTGTTGCTGCTCTTAACGGTGAGTTCGTATGCAAAATTATTCATAAGCAAAAAGCTCAGTTATTGTCGGCGTCAGCTGAATATGCGCCGGTAACCGTCACCTCTGATGATAGCTTTTCAATTGAAGGTGTCGTGGTTTCATCGATACGCCTGCACCGTCAACCAAGGGAGCTAAAGGCGTGA
- a CDS encoding Y-family DNA polymerase codes for MIGLIDATGFYSACEKVYDPQIRNKPVVCVSNNDGCIVAMCPIARALGVPKFEPLFKVRKFLDQAGVVIRSSNYELYADLSERMMTVIGRFAQRQHIYSIDESFITLPDDADHPQVALEIRKAVWREVKLPVGVGIANTATLAKAANHAAKRIDGYRGICVIDDEQHRIQVLSKMGVADVWGVGRRLAKKLKLLDLTSALDLSRQPPKDIRKQFSVVLERTVNELNGIKALDWDDVKAPKQQIFSTRSFGEPIRDIDQLASAFATHGATVAYKARQQDSYIKRLIMFAASSPFKESHYAKTLSIDLVSPSNDTLVISNAIRRGLTSVFMEGIDFIRCGVGAVELQTGFVQTDLLSPSKDSPALMSCLDAINNRYGAGALHTASTRQTKWHMRREYLSPHYTTRWHDIPRIKC; via the coding sequence GTGATTGGTCTTATCGATGCAACTGGCTTTTATAGTGCTTGTGAAAAGGTCTATGACCCTCAGATACGCAATAAGCCGGTGGTTTGTGTGAGCAACAATGACGGCTGTATCGTGGCGATGTGTCCGATAGCACGAGCGTTAGGTGTCCCTAAATTTGAACCGCTATTTAAAGTTCGTAAGTTTTTAGATCAAGCAGGCGTTGTCATTCGATCGAGTAATTATGAGTTATATGCCGATTTATCTGAACGCATGATGACAGTGATCGGCCGCTTCGCGCAGCGACAACACATATACAGTATTGATGAAAGCTTTATCACCTTGCCAGACGATGCTGACCATCCACAAGTCGCGCTAGAGATCCGCAAGGCGGTTTGGCGTGAAGTGAAGTTGCCTGTTGGCGTAGGTATTGCCAATACGGCAACGCTTGCTAAAGCGGCGAATCATGCGGCTAAGCGAATAGATGGTTACCGAGGTATTTGCGTTATTGATGATGAGCAACACCGTATTCAAGTTTTATCAAAAATGGGCGTTGCTGACGTGTGGGGGGTTGGTCGCAGGTTAGCGAAGAAACTAAAGCTGTTAGATTTGACAAGTGCATTGGATTTATCAAGGCAGCCACCAAAAGATATCCGTAAACAATTCTCTGTTGTGCTCGAACGTACCGTAAATGAACTAAACGGTATAAAGGCTCTAGATTGGGACGATGTTAAGGCTCCAAAACAACAAATATTTAGTACCCGTTCGTTTGGTGAGCCGATTCGAGATATAGATCAATTAGCGAGCGCCTTTGCAACACACGGTGCTACTGTTGCCTATAAAGCGAGACAGCAAGACTCGTATATTAAGCGCTTGATAATGTTTGCCGCATCATCCCCATTTAAGGAAAGTCATTATGCAAAAACGTTATCTATCGACTTAGTAAGTCCTTCAAACGATACGCTTGTGATTAGTAATGCGATTCGTCGCGGCCTCACGAGCGTTTTTATGGAAGGCATTGACTTTATTCGCTGCGGCGTTGGCGCGGTGGAGTTGCAAACAGGCTTTGTTCAAACAGATCTGTTAAGTCCGAGCAAAGATAGCCCTGCATTAATGAGTTGCCTAGACGCGATTAACAACCGTTATGGCGCCGGCGCGTTGCATACGGCATCCACTAGACAAACCAAATGGCATATGCGGCGAGAATATTTGTCGCCACATTACACTACACGCTGGCATGACATACCGAGAATAAAATGCTAA
- a CDS encoding TrlF family AAA-like ATPase: MGLYEHGSEWRRWDLHVHTPDSVLETQFKGDWDGYITAIEQSDSGVAVIGITDYCSISGYEKVLDYRGLGRLKNIETVIPNIEFRITPTTGKYKGINIHLLINPEDPNHIDEIKIALSHLKIDYLGQPYACTEDQLRKYGRVLAPQTENCRKASLKEGINNFKPSYDIFKKWYNDEKWLRENSIIIAANGSNDGVSGIKDGGFTGVKNDIYQFINMVFSATPSDINYFTGQGSKSREDIVSELGRLVPCVHGSDAHAIDKLFEPDQKRYCWIKADPTFNGLKQVVFEPDRAFIGELSPETKAEYQTIKRVRYIDNSGSNRFSKKWIPFNKDLNTIIGGKSSGKSMLLYHIAKTINPNEVSSRVELSKSSTYSDIPYLDFEVEWSNNEVSKLSDAGDEAKAITYIPQLYINQLADKDGRDDLNELVSKTLLQDEKYKHAVNALESRIRTVNSTINEKIDTRFLLISEYQKIFNDLNEIGNDKSVKNEIAALETRAKDIRNRSQWTEEQEKYYAYLVRRRQCVIRAKDRITYIQSGLRKFKESIDNRQKKWIDTIQDQLQQDSGLIAQSTVLKGLLDSMQDELVAGFNATKNKANQKLQSIPGRLAALNDKLDGIERELNPLEEGVKDKAALEQLNKQLKVEREKLARINVKQKELEAITRKGEECIKELNNQFISLINLYKSHCVIVRDHQMDDDINIEAKVVVDAGKFDSFVSCYHKSGAIGAVVSDVRDENGNYHFDIDTLAVFVSETANKIRGSQAPNLRKNKSLKDAYKFLYADYFGIDFIVTYKNDSIEHMSPGKRGLVLLSLMLELSNSTHPILIDQPEDNLDNRTIYSELKDFVRKCKSKRQIIMVTHNANLVVAADAECIVVADQRGQSEIAGKHQFEYLGGSLEHSLKSDNSYDYQSLDELGIRQHVCHILEGGINAFKEREQKYNLL, translated from the coding sequence ATGGGCTTGTACGAGCACGGTTCAGAATGGAGAAGATGGGATCTTCATGTTCACACCCCTGATTCAGTATTAGAGACACAATTTAAAGGTGATTGGGACGGTTACATTACTGCAATTGAGCAGTCAGATTCTGGTGTTGCTGTAATTGGTATTACTGATTACTGCTCTATATCAGGTTATGAGAAAGTTCTGGATTATAGGGGACTTGGACGGCTTAAAAACATCGAAACAGTCATCCCAAATATTGAGTTTAGAATTACCCCTACTACTGGAAAATACAAAGGGATCAACATTCATCTTCTAATAAACCCAGAAGACCCTAATCACATTGACGAAATTAAGATTGCATTGAGTCATTTGAAGATTGACTATCTCGGTCAGCCTTATGCTTGCACTGAAGACCAGCTTAGAAAGTATGGTCGAGTATTAGCACCACAAACAGAGAACTGTCGAAAAGCATCGTTAAAGGAAGGTATTAATAACTTCAAGCCATCTTATGACATTTTCAAAAAGTGGTATAACGACGAGAAATGGTTAAGGGAAAACTCAATAATAATTGCTGCAAATGGTTCTAATGATGGCGTATCAGGTATTAAAGACGGTGGATTTACAGGCGTAAAAAATGACATCTACCAGTTTATCAACATGGTATTCTCTGCCACACCAAGTGACATCAACTACTTTACAGGACAAGGCTCTAAAAGCAGAGAAGATATTGTAAGTGAGCTTGGTCGTTTGGTACCTTGTGTTCATGGTTCGGACGCACATGCAATCGACAAGTTATTTGAACCAGACCAAAAGAGATACTGCTGGATTAAAGCTGACCCTACATTCAACGGCCTAAAACAGGTCGTCTTTGAGCCTGATCGAGCATTCATTGGCGAACTCTCTCCTGAAACGAAAGCTGAATATCAGACCATCAAGAGGGTAAGATACATAGATAATTCAGGGAGCAATAGGTTTTCGAAGAAGTGGATACCGTTTAATAAAGACCTGAACACTATTATTGGTGGTAAATCTTCCGGTAAATCAATGCTTCTATACCACATTGCGAAGACTATAAACCCTAACGAAGTATCATCCAGGGTAGAGCTGTCGAAATCATCAACCTACAGCGACATTCCATATTTAGACTTCGAGGTTGAATGGTCGAATAATGAAGTATCTAAACTGTCCGATGCTGGCGACGAAGCAAAAGCTATTACATATATACCTCAACTTTACATCAACCAACTGGCTGATAAAGATGGCCGAGACGATTTAAATGAGTTGGTTTCTAAAACTCTGCTTCAAGATGAGAAATATAAACATGCCGTTAACGCACTTGAGAGCAGAATTCGTACAGTTAACTCCACTATTAATGAGAAGATTGACACGAGATTCCTACTTATTAGTGAATACCAAAAAATATTTAACGACCTGAACGAAATTGGTAACGACAAGTCTGTTAAGAATGAAATTGCAGCACTTGAAACTAGAGCAAAAGATATTCGAAACAGATCTCAGTGGACCGAAGAACAAGAGAAATATTATGCCTACCTTGTTCGTAGAAGACAGTGCGTTATCAGGGCCAAAGATAGGATCACTTATATTCAGTCTGGTTTACGAAAGTTCAAAGAGAGTATTGATAACCGACAAAAGAAATGGATTGATACTATTCAAGATCAACTGCAACAGGACTCAGGATTAATTGCACAATCAACTGTCCTCAAAGGCTTGCTAGACTCGATGCAAGATGAGTTGGTAGCTGGATTTAATGCAACTAAGAATAAAGCCAATCAAAAACTGCAGTCGATTCCAGGAAGGTTGGCAGCTTTAAATGATAAGCTAGATGGAATAGAGCGTGAGCTGAATCCTTTAGAAGAAGGTGTGAAAGACAAAGCCGCACTAGAACAACTGAACAAACAACTCAAGGTTGAACGAGAGAAACTTGCAAGAATCAATGTCAAACAAAAAGAGCTTGAAGCAATAACCCGGAAAGGTGAAGAGTGCATTAAAGAATTAAATAACCAGTTCATCTCTCTCATAAACCTGTACAAATCTCACTGTGTTATAGTCCGTGATCATCAAATGGATGACGACATAAATATAGAGGCAAAAGTTGTTGTCGATGCTGGCAAGTTTGATTCATTCGTTAGTTGCTACCATAAATCAGGGGCAATTGGCGCGGTCGTTAGTGATGTTCGAGATGAGAATGGTAACTACCATTTTGACATTGATACTCTGGCTGTGTTTGTATCGGAGACGGCTAACAAAATTAGAGGTAGTCAAGCTCCGAACTTACGCAAGAACAAGAGCCTAAAGGACGCATACAAGTTTTTATACGCTGATTACTTTGGGATCGACTTCATTGTTACCTACAAGAATGACAGCATTGAACATATGTCTCCGGGTAAACGTGGATTGGTCTTACTTAGTTTGATGCTTGAGCTGAGTAATTCAACGCACCCAATATTGATTGATCAACCAGAGGATAACTTGGATAACAGAACGATTTACTCAGAACTTAAAGACTTCGTCCGTAAATGTAAGAGTAAGCGACAGATTATCATGGTGACACACAACGCAAACCTAGTGGTTGCAGCAGATGCAGAGTGTATTGTTGTTGCTGACCAGCGAGGGCAGTCAGAAATAGCAGGTAAACATCAATTTGAATATCTTGGCGGTAGCCTAGAGCATAGCTTAAAATCGGATAACAGCTACGACTACCAATCACTTGATGAGTTGGGTATTCGACAGCATGTTTGTCATATCCTTGAAGGGGGGATCAATGCTTTCAAAGAGCGGGAGCAGAAGTATAACCTTCTTTGA
- a CDS encoding recombinase family protein, protein MKIGYARVSSNDQDLKLQINQLTDLGCEKIFSEKVSGKSLNRPKLKELMSFAREGDTVIVTKTDRLARNTIDALNIAQQLKTAGIGLKLLDLGDIDINSDLGHVIFTVMSTFAELERKRINQRRQEGQDKARAEGKHLGRHKNIELRKKIAELLKSDISKHSIAKQLKCSRTTVYSVAKGLTQ, encoded by the coding sequence ATGAAAATCGGTTACGCCCGTGTCAGCAGCAACGACCAAGATCTGAAACTCCAAATTAATCAGCTTACTGATTTGGGTTGCGAAAAAATCTTCTCTGAAAAAGTATCTGGCAAGTCGTTAAATCGACCAAAGCTAAAGGAGCTCATGAGTTTTGCCCGCGAAGGCGACACCGTTATAGTGACCAAAACTGATCGCCTAGCACGGAATACCATCGATGCTCTCAACATTGCTCAACAACTAAAGACTGCCGGCATCGGTCTTAAACTACTAGACTTGGGTGACATCGATATAAACAGCGACCTTGGCCATGTCATTTTCACCGTCATGTCGACATTTGCCGAGCTTGAACGAAAACGGATCAACCAACGCCGACAAGAAGGCCAAGATAAGGCGAGAGCCGAAGGTAAGCACCTTGGGCGCCACAAAAATATAGAGCTAAGAAAAAAAATAGCTGAATTACTTAAGTCTGATATTTCTAAACACAGCATAGCCAAGCAGCTAAAATGTAGCAGAACTACGGTGTATAGTGTTGCAAAGGGGCTTACCCAATAG
- a CDS encoding immunoglobulin-like domain-containing protein, whose product MLRILSVPFLSLSLIACGGSDGASEPQDTPDTTVPIVNIIGDQSLTIGFGEIYEDAGATAVDDVDGNVSVTSEGSVNTSQIGEYEITYSATDSSGNTGYATRVVYVEDIMPPTIKLYGDAEIRLSFNEPYIENGATALDDVDGEIDVTIEGSVDNTSLGEYLLTYTATDSAGNTSSITRTVTIIDTAAPVITLFGEPSLTHTFLTEYIDMGAEALDDVDGEVDITLEGQVDYSTIGEYTLTYIAVDSSGNKSTKNRKVTVKDETAPIITLNGAMNIELPLNSAYIEEGATALDDLDGTVEVVIEGEVNTSQIGEYLIKYEATDNAGNKSSITRTVRIFDNTPPQITVQGDLVISIEFGAIFEDPGATALDDVDGEVTVTTSGSVNTNAIGTYTITYSAVDAAGNVSSTIRTVNVIDSLPPVITLVGDSVITVEYGSTFNDPGANAIDNVDNDITVTTMGTVDTFSVGTYTLTYTAEDSSGNITRAQRTVHVVDTIAPVISILGEKDVTVTFSKEYIDEGATATDNVDGNIAVTVSGEVDTYQLGWQTITYTATDSSGNSTTDYRNVQIIDLPPTIKLNGEYQVNIYLYQEYIESGVTVTDDVDDNIADSLVVESTLDTSVPGTYLITYTVTDQNNNVSTISRTVNVINPDSSLSLNDPDTTLYEANYKHKFHFTLNETLPVVRKLTYVVTDTSTASEGSDYNILNQESLIPSGSTKGFIEIEIIDDDNLEGSEYLDIVFLDSTGAEVHSLTITIEDETTTTYTHADIPQHILSPSVGVIDDTMWVLGGTSLDRYNLITETSNFSSSFFPSLGDYFGDAVVYDGQVYYYNSGTLYKVNQDTLEFEALSDSPTWLEWISELQVIDGELYVVAGNTQNEYASTIVQAYDIESGTWSTKANLKNKRYGASTAAINGKLYVFSGNYARGINEVYDPSTDTWDFIASNSQLGSSMDTAVTNGHIAQVTVSDNNNQTTMAKYDTELDTWQTYLLDFPAKTYLDSFLYKGRVYLVGGRDLQENSKRLISYYQGDDIN is encoded by the coding sequence ATGTTAAGAATCTTATCTGTACCATTCCTGTCACTATCTCTTATCGCCTGTGGCGGAAGCGACGGGGCCAGTGAACCTCAGGATACACCTGACACAACTGTACCCATTGTCAATATTATCGGCGATCAATCACTAACTATCGGCTTTGGCGAGATATATGAGGATGCAGGAGCAACTGCAGTCGACGATGTAGATGGAAACGTCAGTGTAACATCTGAAGGCAGTGTAAATACGTCACAGATCGGTGAGTATGAAATCACTTACTCAGCAACCGACTCATCGGGGAACACAGGCTATGCTACTAGGGTTGTCTACGTTGAAGATATTATGCCACCTACCATTAAACTTTACGGTGATGCTGAAATCAGACTTTCGTTTAATGAACCATATATCGAAAATGGTGCAACAGCATTAGATGATGTTGACGGTGAGATTGATGTCACTATTGAAGGAAGTGTCGATAATACATCTCTTGGCGAATACCTTCTTACGTACACCGCCACCGACAGCGCTGGCAATACATCTTCAATAACTCGAACTGTTACCATTATTGACACTGCCGCCCCCGTAATAACACTGTTCGGGGAGCCCTCACTCACTCATACATTTTTGACTGAATATATCGATATGGGTGCAGAAGCATTAGATGATGTTGATGGTGAAGTCGATATTACCCTTGAAGGTCAAGTTGACTACTCGACTATTGGTGAATATACCCTAACCTATATTGCTGTTGATAGCTCAGGAAACAAATCAACAAAAAACAGAAAGGTTACCGTTAAAGATGAAACTGCACCTATCATCACACTAAATGGCGCAATGAATATAGAGCTACCTCTAAATTCTGCTTATATTGAAGAAGGGGCAACTGCCTTAGATGACCTAGACGGTACTGTGGAAGTTGTCATTGAAGGTGAAGTTAACACATCTCAAATAGGTGAGTACCTAATCAAGTACGAAGCAACAGATAATGCAGGTAACAAGTCTTCAATAACTCGAACTGTACGAATTTTTGACAACACTCCTCCACAAATTACCGTGCAGGGCGACTTGGTTATATCTATAGAATTCGGAGCAATATTCGAAGACCCTGGCGCAACAGCATTAGATGACGTTGACGGTGAAGTTACGGTCACAACCTCCGGCTCAGTTAATACAAACGCCATCGGTACATACACAATCACTTACTCTGCGGTCGATGCTGCCGGCAATGTATCTTCTACTATTCGTACGGTTAACGTCATTGATAGCCTTCCACCGGTTATAACACTTGTAGGTGACAGTGTTATAACCGTTGAATATGGCTCAACTTTTAATGATCCTGGCGCAAATGCTATCGATAATGTCGACAACGACATAACCGTCACTACAATGGGCACTGTCGATACATTTAGCGTAGGCACTTATACGCTAACTTACACAGCCGAAGACTCATCTGGGAATATCACTCGCGCTCAAAGGACAGTTCATGTAGTAGATACCATTGCGCCCGTAATATCTATTCTCGGTGAGAAAGATGTCACCGTTACGTTTAGCAAAGAGTACATAGACGAGGGCGCAACAGCAACGGATAACGTTGATGGCAATATTGCCGTTACAGTATCAGGAGAAGTAGATACCTACCAATTAGGTTGGCAAACCATCACTTATACGGCAACTGATTCGAGTGGTAACTCAACAACCGATTATCGAAATGTACAAATTATTGATTTACCACCAACAATTAAACTCAATGGCGAATATCAAGTTAATATTTACCTATATCAAGAATATATTGAAAGCGGGGTAACTGTTACTGATGATGTGGATGACAACATCGCTGACTCATTGGTTGTTGAATCTACCTTAGATACATCTGTACCTGGTACGTATCTAATTACGTACACTGTAACGGATCAAAACAATAACGTATCCACCATTTCACGAACAGTTAACGTTATTAACCCAGATAGTAGCTTATCACTCAACGACCCAGATACAACGCTTTACGAAGCGAACTATAAACACAAGTTCCACTTCACTCTGAACGAGACACTGCCTGTTGTTCGAAAACTAACCTACGTAGTTACTGATACATCAACAGCTTCGGAAGGCTCTGACTATAATATTTTAAACCAAGAGTCACTAATTCCTAGCGGTAGCACTAAAGGTTTTATCGAAATTGAAATCATTGATGACGATAACCTTGAAGGCTCTGAATACCTTGATATTGTGTTCTTAGACTCAACAGGAGCAGAAGTTCATTCATTAACTATCACTATAGAGGATGAAACTACAACCACATATACTCATGCGGATATACCACAGCATATCCTTTCCCCAAGTGTTGGTGTAATCGATGACACTATGTGGGTCTTAGGTGGTACTTCTCTCGATCGATATAACCTGATTACAGAAACAAGTAATTTTTCATCGTCATTCTTCCCATCCCTTGGTGACTATTTTGGAGATGCTGTCGTTTACGATGGTCAAGTTTACTACTACAACAGCGGAACTTTATACAAGGTTAACCAAGATACCCTTGAATTTGAAGCTCTTTCAGACTCGCCGACATGGCTAGAGTGGATATCTGAACTTCAAGTTATAGATGGTGAGCTTTATGTTGTAGCAGGAAATACTCAAAATGAATATGCTTCCACAATTGTACAAGCGTATGACATTGAATCTGGTACTTGGAGCACAAAAGCCAACTTAAAGAACAAGAGATATGGAGCGTCCACTGCAGCAATTAATGGAAAACTATATGTTTTTAGTGGGAATTACGCTAGAGGTATCAACGAAGTATATGATCCTTCAACTGATACTTGGGACTTCATCGCATCAAATAGTCAACTTGGCAGTTCTATGGATACCGCAGTAACCAATGGACACATTGCTCAAGTAACTGTTTCAGACAACAACAACCAAACAACTATGGCTAAGTACGATACAGAGCTAGATACTTGGCAAACCTACCTTTTAGATTTCCCAGCAAAAACATATTTAGATTCATTCCTATACAAAGGGAGAGTTTACCTTGTCGGTGGCAGGGATCTACAAGAAAATTCAAAACGATTAATTTCTTACTATCAAGGGGATGATATCAACTAG